A genomic region of Chloroflexota bacterium contains the following coding sequences:
- a CDS encoding tetratricopeptide repeat protein codes for MALTTIQALYDEARSALETGKEERAIGASEHLLESFPYYLEAYRILGESYLNRQDLAKAVEAFERVLRSDPENIPVHVGLGVTYERQGNLAAAIREFEQAFEIKPDLPELRSQVLRLYTEAWGSENARILLKKAGLGRMYVRGRRFDKAIQEFNDVLADDPKRVDIAVALAEALWRNGQEAEAAEVASDILRDYPDMLKANLILGYHLLAAGDPKGRKLWQHAQQLDPSQGVAYALFDGMLPPVEAPDTKIEAFDEAAWKAKKAEKAEKERLAREAAEQVERDRLAAEQASKAPAASWLAEVEAAPVAVGVAANADDDFLRSLLFGDFGAAPASPAPAAVAIAEPEYDVDFNLDDLGLDLQPFSLDEVDDVPSNKTPTPAPEPLAAPTKPAPEPVVASNDDFDLPDDVTPFTFGDWDESSIDDIPGTGADTGKLPEQLQPFSLENFDDVQPETSSKAQDDDLALPNTLKPFSLDELSFDSIDTPSEPSMPFSRDLSSFPDTDQESGGFSWQQPRSRSRSIFGAQPEPEFNQDEEDDAGIFNRMVIKKQTQTLPPLVEPVYDPADSDDEAMNFFSNDDVDLRNYDEHDLHTADTEPAITPFSLTELGLDADEIADYNAMGNLSQPQTQVDEELEIKPFSLTELGLSDDEIALLQAGEDSALPTDPTNDESGLTPFSLNEFGFDPPATNDDQGFNFDEPSITPFSLDDLGLDPEEQALYSGEFNPTPAAEPTPKVEEEPNMTPFSLTDLGLDADEIAQFEAMDQAPAAADDEFSFDGGLQPFSLDDLGFDQEPQAYEEPVRELSDSSQPFSLNDIGLSAEEIAAIEQAGQNQSDDPVFDALLGIGQEQGYVDLTDIINQFDDPESQTEEIDRIALALHDNGIQIRDGDEVINMDEEFSGDEAEAYETEEPLENFIAGDFDQPTAEAEPEMTPFSLTDLGLSAEEIAMLNGETSDAATEEPAPFSFDNFELEQPATDAEPEMTPFSLTDLGLSAEEIAMLNGETSEAAAEEPAPFSFDNFELEQPATDAEPEMTPFSLTDLGLSAEEIAMLNGETSEVATEEPAPFSFDNFELEQPSAEAEPEMTPFSLTDLGLSAEEIAMLNGETSEVAAEEPAPFSFDNFELEQPATDAEPEMTPFSLTDLGLSAEEIAMLNGETSEAATEEPAPFSFDNFELEQPTTDAEPEMTPFSLTDLGLSAEEIALLNGETSEAATEEPAPFSFDNFELEQPATDAEPEMTPFSLTDLGLSAEEIAMLNGETSEAVTEEPAPFSFDNFELEQPATDAEPEMTPFSLTDLGLSAEEIALLNGETSEVAAEEPAPFSFDNFELEQPTAEAEPEMTPFSLTDLGLSAEEIAMLNGETSEVAAEEPAPFSFDNFELEQPTAEAEPEMTPFSLTDLGLSAEEIAALEGTSAAEPEIEAEEPDMSPFTFDQLGLSAEEIAALEGNEAPASELEPDLTPFSLADLGLNDDEIASLQQGDDDRSLKLSEEELMGIDFALPSAEPEPEPVVEAAPAEPEMTPFSWEDLGLSDDEIAIIESPAEPVVEAAPVVVVPTPPAIVETPPAIIATPTPKVEPEADNKRAPLYPVSSRPREEEQRPRAPLYNVSPRREPKPAAETPVVETSPVVAQTPTPVAAAPVASPTVTPSSGSAGGDGPDFSEYYQQLEADPNNHGLRMALARMISQTASVDQALNEYKRLIKQNQLMDQVVDDLQDLIESHDDPGLLQRLHRALGDAYSKQGRWREAMDEYGWVLNKPRR; via the coding sequence ATGGCTCTCACCACGATCCAAGCACTCTACGATGAAGCACGGTCTGCTCTCGAAACAGGGAAGGAGGAGCGTGCCATTGGTGCGAGTGAGCATCTGCTTGAATCGTTTCCCTATTATCTTGAAGCGTACCGTATCCTCGGCGAATCGTATCTTAACCGCCAAGATTTAGCCAAAGCCGTCGAAGCCTTTGAACGGGTCTTACGTTCTGACCCCGAAAATATCCCTGTCCATGTGGGCTTGGGGGTAACTTACGAGCGTCAAGGCAACCTCGCAGCGGCGATCCGCGAGTTTGAGCAAGCATTTGAAATTAAGCCCGATTTGCCTGAGTTGCGCTCGCAAGTGTTGCGTTTGTATACCGAGGCTTGGGGTAGCGAAAACGCCCGAATCTTGCTGAAAAAGGCAGGTCTCGGGCGTATGTATGTGCGCGGACGACGCTTCGATAAGGCGATTCAGGAATTTAACGATGTGCTCGCCGATGACCCCAAACGGGTGGATATTGCGGTAGCGCTGGCTGAAGCACTCTGGCGTAATGGCCAAGAGGCTGAAGCCGCCGAAGTTGCCAGCGATATTCTGCGCGATTACCCCGATATGCTCAAGGCCAATTTGATCTTGGGCTATCATTTGTTGGCCGCTGGCGACCCCAAAGGCCGTAAGCTGTGGCAACATGCCCAGCAACTCGACCCCAGCCAAGGCGTAGCCTATGCTTTGTTCGATGGGATGCTGCCACCAGTCGAAGCCCCCGATACCAAAATCGAGGCCTTCGATGAGGCTGCTTGGAAAGCCAAAAAGGCTGAAAAGGCCGAAAAAGAGCGGCTTGCCCGCGAAGCTGCCGAACAAGTCGAGCGTGATCGCTTGGCCGCCGAGCAAGCCAGCAAAGCTCCCGCCGCCTCTTGGTTGGCCGAAGTTGAGGCTGCCCCAGTTGCGGTCGGGGTTGCGGCTAACGCTGACGATGATTTCTTGCGCAGCTTGTTGTTTGGCGATTTTGGGGCAGCCCCAGCTAGCCCTGCACCCGCAGCGGTTGCAATCGCCGAGCCAGAATACGATGTCGATTTCAATCTCGATGATTTGGGCTTAGATCTTCAGCCCTTCTCGCTCGATGAAGTTGATGATGTTCCCAGCAATAAAACGCCAACGCCAGCCCCGGAGCCACTAGCCGCTCCAACCAAGCCTGCTCCTGAGCCAGTAGTTGCCAGCAATGATGATTTTGATTTGCCTGATGATGTAACGCCCTTCACCTTTGGCGATTGGGATGAAAGCAGCATTGACGATATTCCAGGTACTGGCGCGGATACTGGTAAGTTGCCCGAGCAATTACAGCCATTCTCCTTGGAAAATTTTGATGATGTGCAGCCTGAAACTAGCTCCAAAGCCCAAGATGATGATTTGGCTTTACCAAATACCTTAAAGCCATTCTCGCTTGATGAACTGAGCTTTGATTCAATCGACACACCATCAGAGCCAAGCATGCCCTTCAGCCGCGATTTATCCAGCTTCCCCGATACCGATCAAGAATCAGGCGGTTTTAGCTGGCAACAACCACGTTCACGCTCGCGCTCAATCTTTGGGGCGCAACCTGAACCAGAGTTCAATCAAGACGAAGAAGATGATGCTGGAATTTTCAACCGCATGGTGATCAAGAAGCAGACGCAAACTCTGCCACCATTGGTTGAGCCAGTCTATGATCCTGCTGATTCTGACGATGAGGCAATGAACTTCTTCTCGAATGATGATGTTGATTTGCGTAATTATGATGAGCATGATCTGCACACTGCTGATACTGAGCCTGCAATTACGCCATTCTCATTAACTGAATTGGGCTTGGATGCCGATGAAATTGCCGATTACAATGCCATGGGCAATCTTAGCCAACCGCAAACCCAAGTCGATGAAGAATTGGAAATCAAGCCCTTCTCGTTGACTGAACTTGGCTTGAGCGATGATGAAATTGCCTTGCTGCAAGCTGGCGAAGATAGCGCTTTGCCCACCGACCCAACCAACGATGAATCGGGCTTAACCCCATTTTCCTTAAATGAATTTGGTTTTGATCCGCCTGCAACTAACGACGATCAAGGCTTCAACTTCGATGAGCCAAGCATTACGCCCTTCTCGCTCGATGATTTAGGGCTTGATCCTGAGGAGCAAGCGCTTTATTCAGGCGAGTTCAACCCAACACCTGCGGCTGAACCCACGCCCAAGGTTGAAGAAGAGCCAAACATGACTCCCTTCTCCTTGACTGATTTGGGGCTTGATGCTGATGAAATTGCTCAATTTGAAGCAATGGATCAAGCACCAGCTGCCGCCGATGATGAATTTAGCTTCGATGGTGGTTTACAGCCCTTCTCGCTCGATGATTTGGGCTTTGATCAAGAACCTCAAGCTTACGAAGAACCAGTGCGCGAACTAAGCGATAGCTCACAACCCTTCTCCTTGAACGATATTGGCTTATCAGCAGAGGAAATTGCGGCAATTGAGCAAGCTGGCCAAAATCAAAGCGATGACCCGGTGTTTGATGCGCTCTTGGGAATTGGCCAAGAGCAAGGCTATGTCGATTTGACCGATATCATCAATCAGTTCGATGATCCTGAATCGCAAACCGAGGAAATCGACCGCATCGCTTTGGCCTTACACGATAATGGTATTCAAATTCGCGATGGCGATGAAGTAATTAATATGGACGAGGAGTTCTCTGGTGACGAGGCTGAAGCCTATGAAACCGAAGAACCACTTGAAAACTTCATTGCTGGCGATTTCGACCAGCCAACTGCCGAAGCCGAGCCAGAAATGACTCCGTTCTCGTTGACGGATTTGGGCTTGAGCGCCGAAGAAATCGCGATGTTGAATGGCGAAACCAGCGACGCGGCAACCGAAGAACCCGCACCATTCTCCTTTGATAATTTCGAGCTAGAGCAACCGGCAACGGACGCCGAGCCAGAAATGACTCCGTTCTCGCTGACGGATTTGGGCTTGAGCGCCGAAGAAATCGCGATGTTGAATGGTGAAACCAGCGAAGCAGCGGCAGAAGAACCCGCACCATTCTCCTTCGATAATTTCGAGCTAGAGCAACCAGCAACGGACGCCGAGCCAGAAATGACTCCGTTCTCGTTGACGGATTTGGGCTTGAGTGCTGAAGAAATTGCAATGTTGAATGGTGAAACCAGCGAAGTGGCAACCGAAGAACCAGCACCATTCTCGTTTGATAATTTCGAGCTAGAGCAACCCAGCGCCGAAGCCGAGCCAGAAATGACTCCGTTCTCGCTGACTGATTTGGGCTTGAGTGCTGAAGAAATTGCAATGTTGAATGGCGAAACCAGCGAAGTGGCGGCAGAAGAACCAGCACCATTCTCCTTCGATAATTTTGAGCTAGAGCAACCAGCAACGGACGCAGAGCCAGAAATGACTCCGTTCTCGTTGACGGATTTGGGCTTGAGCGCCGAAGAAATCGCGATGCTGAATGGCGAAACCAGTGAAGCGGCAACCGAAGAACCAGCGCCATTCTCATTCGATAATTTTGAGCTAGAGCAACCGACAACGGATGCCGAGCCAGAAATGACTCCGTTCTCGCTGACGGATTTGGGCTTGAGCGCCGAAGAAATCGCGCTGTTGAATGGCGAAACCAGTGAAGCGGCAACCGAAGAACCAGCGCCATTCTCGTTTGATAATTTCGAGCTAGAGCAACCGGCAACGGATGCCGAGCCAGAAATGACTCCGTTCTCGCTGACCGATTTGGGCTTGAGCGCTGAAGAAATTGCGATGTTGAATGGCGAAACCAGCGAAGCGGTGACTGAAGAACCAGCGCCATTCTCATTTGATAATTTCGAGCTAGAGCAACCAGCAACGGACGCCGAGCCAGAAATGACTCCGTTCTCGCTGACCGATTTGGGCTTGAGCGCTGAAGAAATCGCGCTGCTGAATGGCGAAACCAGCGAAGTGGCGGCAGAAGAACCAGCGCCATTCTCATTTGATAATTTCGAGCTAGAGCAGCCAACTGCTGAAGCCGAGCCAGAAATGACTCCGTTCTCGCTGACCGATTTGGGCTTGAGCGCTGAAGAAATTGCGATGTTGAATGGCGAAACCAGCGAAGTGGCGGCAGAAGAACCCGCACCATTCTCGTTTGATAATTTCGAGCTAGAGCAGCCAACAGCTGAAGCCGAGCCAGAAATGACTCCGTTCTCGCTGACCGATTTGGGCTTGAGTGCCGAAGAAATCGCCGCGTTGGAAGGTACAAGCGCAGCTGAACCAGAGATCGAAGCCGAAGAGCCTGATATGTCGCCCTTCACCTTTGATCAACTAGGCTTGAGCGCCGAAGAAATTGCCGCTTTGGAAGGCAACGAAGCACCAGCCAGCGAGCTAGAACCTGATCTCACGCCATTCTCGCTAGCCGATTTGGGCTTGAACGATGATGAAATTGCCTCATTGCAACAAGGCGACGATGATCGAAGCTTGAAGCTGAGCGAAGAAGAATTGATGGGTATCGATTTTGCTTTGCCAAGTGCCGAGCCAGAACCAGAGCCAGTGGTCGAAGCAGCGCCAGCCGAACCCGAAATGACTCCATTCTCGTGGGAAGATTTGGGTTTGAGCGACGATGAAATTGCCATAATCGAGTCGCCAGCCGAGCCAGTGGTTGAGGCTGCGCCAGTTGTGGTCGTGCCAACGCCGCCTGCAATTGTCGAAACACCACCGGCAATTATCGCCACACCTACGCCCAAAGTTGAGCCAGAGGCCGATAACAAACGTGCTCCGTTGTATCCAGTTTCATCACGGCCACGTGAAGAAGAGCAACGCCCACGTGCACCGTTGTATAACGTCTCGCCACGCCGTGAACCAAAACCAGCGGCTGAAACGCCGGTGGTTGAAACCTCGCCCGTGGTGGCTCAAACACCAACACCAGTAGCAGCAGCACCTGTGGCTAGCCCGACGGTTACGCCAAGCAGTGGCAGTGCTGGCGGCGATGGCCCAGACTTTAGCGAATACTACCAACAACTTGAGGCCGACCCAAACAACCATGGCTTGCGAATGGCCTTGGCGCGGATGATTAGTCAGACCGCCTCGGTTGATCAAGCCTTAAACGAATACAAACGGCTGATTAAACAAAATCAACTGATGGATCAAGTAGTTGATGATCTGCAAGATCTGATTGAGTCGCACGATGATCCAGGCTTGCTCCAACGGCTGCACCGTGCTTTAGGTGATGCCTATTCTAAGCAAGGACGCTGGCGTGAAGCGATGGATGAGTATGGCTGGGTGCTAAATAAACCACGTCGTTAA
- a CDS encoding response regulator — MLQRIAVVDDSSEFQQLIDVMLQYLGIQEIHHWASSLEALPKLLQNPPELLVLDVMMSGMDGLNVWRELRAQPQTHSLPVIICTAAINSIVHQEADLNNDPLTVVLPKPFTLDELRQAIGRVAPLWQVAA, encoded by the coding sequence ATGTTACAGCGCATAGCGGTGGTCGATGATTCGAGTGAATTTCAACAGTTAATTGATGTGATGTTGCAATACCTTGGCATTCAGGAAATTCACCATTGGGCTTCGAGCCTCGAAGCATTGCCAAAGTTGTTACAAAACCCACCAGAACTCCTGGTTCTTGATGTGATGATGTCGGGAATGGATGGGTTGAACGTTTGGCGTGAATTGCGTGCTCAGCCTCAAACCCACAGCCTACCAGTGATCATTTGCACCGCTGCGATTAATAGCATCGTGCATCAAGAAGCTGATCTCAATAACGATCCATTAACCGTAGTTTTGCCAAAACCGTTTACGCTTGATGAATTGCGTCAGGCCATAGGGCGGGTCGCACCACTTTGGCAAGTGGCAGCCTAA
- a CDS encoding HNH endonuclease: MNSPVLVLNHNYEPLNICSARRALMLVLGGKAEVLEHNHAVLHTTNDTIACPSVIRLGHMIRRPLPNVKLSRREIFRRDHYTCQYCNRISADLTLDHVLPRHRGGAHSWENLVSACRTCNHRKGGRTPEEARMRLIRPPFRPFASPYYLIERRMHGLGLEEWRKFLPASFQTVEDDQ; encoded by the coding sequence ATGAACTCTCCCGTACTCGTCCTCAACCATAATTACGAGCCACTCAATATCTGCTCTGCACGTCGTGCCTTGATGCTTGTGTTGGGTGGTAAAGCCGAAGTGTTGGAACACAACCACGCCGTGTTGCACACGACCAACGACACCATTGCTTGTCCGTCGGTCATCCGACTGGGCCATATGATTCGTCGTCCCTTGCCCAATGTCAAGCTTTCTCGCCGCGAAATTTTCCGTCGCGATCACTACACTTGCCAATATTGTAATCGGATCAGTGCTGATCTCACGCTTGACCATGTGTTGCCGCGCCATCGAGGTGGTGCACATAGCTGGGAAAATCTGGTAAGCGCCTGCCGAACGTGTAATCATCGCAAAGGTGGGCGAACTCCCGAGGAGGCACGAATGCGCTTAATTCGGCCACCCTTTCGCCCGTTTGCTAGCCCATACTATTTAATCGAACGCCGAATGCATGGGCTTGGTCTTGAAGAATGGCGTAAATTTTTGCCTGCGTCCTTTCAGACCGTGGAGGACGATCAATAA
- a CDS encoding aldo/keto reductase, with product MRYRKLGRTGLKVSELCLGTMTFGWSVEEPESFAIMSQALDAGINFFDTADVYSRWDPRSYAGKTEEIIGRWLAEEPSRRDKVVLATKVRGQMGDQPNDQGLSRKHIIAAVDASLRRLQTDYIDLYQTHFPDGEVPIEETLRALDDLVRAGKVRYIGCSNYRAWQLMEALWTSDKLNLARYDSLQPHYHLLNRAEFERELQPVCVKYGVGVIVYSPLAGGLLTGKFRRGQPIPEGTRVAERGRDDKRLSEPLWKLIDQLEVLAEKHQKTIPQLAVAWVTGAPAITSAIIGATSSGQLHDTLGAADFELSSEDRAILDNLSAWENV from the coding sequence ATGCGCTATCGTAAATTAGGCCGAACCGGATTGAAAGTTTCGGAATTATGTTTGGGAACCATGACTTTTGGCTGGAGTGTTGAAGAGCCAGAATCATTTGCGATAATGAGCCAAGCCCTTGATGCTGGGATTAATTTCTTCGATACTGCCGATGTTTATTCGCGTTGGGACCCACGTTCATATGCTGGCAAAACTGAGGAAATTATCGGGCGTTGGTTGGCCGAAGAGCCAAGTCGCCGCGATAAAGTGGTTTTAGCAACCAAAGTTCGCGGCCAAATGGGCGATCAGCCGAACGATCAAGGGCTTTCGCGCAAACATATTATTGCAGCAGTTGATGCTAGCTTGCGGCGCTTGCAAACTGATTATATCGACCTCTATCAAACCCATTTCCCCGACGGCGAAGTGCCAATCGAAGAAACCTTGCGGGCGCTTGATGATTTGGTGCGAGCTGGCAAAGTGCGCTATATCGGCTGCTCGAATTATCGCGCATGGCAATTGATGGAAGCCCTGTGGACAAGCGATAAACTGAATCTCGCCCGCTACGATTCGCTACAACCACATTATCATTTGCTCAATCGAGCCGAATTTGAGCGCGAATTGCAACCAGTTTGTGTCAAGTATGGAGTTGGCGTGATTGTCTATAGCCCGTTGGCGGGTGGCTTATTGACTGGCAAGTTTCGGCGGGGTCAGCCCATTCCTGAGGGTACACGGGTTGCTGAACGTGGCCGTGATGACAAACGCTTGAGCGAGCCATTGTGGAAATTAATCGATCAGCTGGAAGTGTTAGCTGAGAAGCACCAAAAAACCATTCCCCAACTGGCAGTGGCGTGGGTCACAGGTGCACCAGCGATCACCTCGGCGATTATTGGGGCAACCAGCAGTGGTCAACTCCACGATACCTTGGGTGCAGCCGATTTTGAGTTGAGTAGCGAAGATCGGGCCATTTTGGACAACCTAAGTGCTTGGGAGAACGTCTAA
- a CDS encoding carboxylate-amine ligase, whose product MEYRDPGHPHFPFTIGIEEEYQIIDPETRELKSYITQILDEGQLILREQMKPEMHQSIVEVGTHVCRTVEEARAEIIRLRGAIGSLAASKGLRIAAAGTHPFSSWQKQDIYPHERYYGVIEEMQEAARRLLIFGMHVHIGMPDNETCIEIMNVARYFLPHLLALSTSSPFWMGRKTGFQSYRSIIFTNFPRTGIPDTFQSYAEFEQYINILLKTHSIDNGKKVWWDARPHPMFGTLEVRICDIATKVDEAIMIAGLVQAIFVKIYSLFRQNQTFRVYSRALINENKWRAARYGLGGKLIDFGRREELSAHDLMIELREFVDDVVDDLGSRSAIDYIDQVLKHGTSAERQLRTYEETGDIKAVVDQLIRETMEGVPLDQATQVVSG is encoded by the coding sequence ATGGAATATCGTGATCCGGGGCATCCGCATTTTCCTTTTACGATTGGGATCGAAGAAGAATATCAGATTATCGATCCTGAAACCCGCGAATTAAAATCGTACATCACCCAAATTCTCGATGAGGGTCAGTTGATTTTACGCGAACAGATGAAGCCCGAAATGCATCAATCGATTGTCGAAGTGGGCACGCATGTCTGTCGCACGGTCGAGGAAGCTCGCGCCGAGATTATTCGTTTGCGTGGCGCAATTGGCAGTTTGGCCGCGAGCAAGGGCTTGCGAATTGCCGCTGCTGGCACTCACCCATTTTCATCGTGGCAAAAGCAAGATATTTATCCCCACGAGCGCTATTATGGCGTGATTGAGGAGATGCAAGAGGCAGCGCGGCGCTTGCTGATTTTTGGCATGCATGTGCACATCGGCATGCCTGATAACGAAACCTGCATCGAAATTATGAATGTGGCGCGTTACTTTCTGCCGCATTTATTGGCGCTTTCAACCTCATCGCCCTTTTGGATGGGGCGCAAAACTGGCTTTCAATCCTATCGCTCAATCATTTTCACCAACTTTCCACGCACTGGCATTCCCGACACCTTCCAATCGTATGCGGAATTTGAGCAATATATCAACATTTTGCTCAAAACTCATAGCATCGACAATGGCAAAAAAGTGTGGTGGGATGCGCGGCCACACCCGATGTTTGGCACGCTAGAAGTGCGGATTTGCGATATTGCCACCAAAGTTGATGAAGCAATTATGATCGCTGGCTTGGTTCAGGCGATTTTTGTCAAAATTTATAGCTTATTCCGCCAAAACCAAACCTTCCGCGTGTATAGCCGTGCATTGATCAATGAAAACAAATGGCGGGCGGCGCGTTATGGCCTTGGTGGCAAGCTGATCGATTTTGGCCGTCGTGAAGAATTATCAGCCCACGATTTGATGATTGAATTACGTGAGTTTGTTGATGATGTGGTTGATGACCTTGGTTCGCGATCAGCGATCGATTATATTGACCAAGTGCTCAAGCATGGCACCAGCGCCGAACGTCAACTGCGCACCTACGAAGAAACTGGCGATATCAAAGCGGTTGTTGATCAACTGATTCGCGAAACCATGGAAGGTGTGCCGCTCGATCAGGCAACTCAAGTAGTCAGTGGCTAA
- a CDS encoding helix-turn-helix domain-containing protein — MASLSEAIGAIIKRKRSRDRLTQNDLGAKVGVSGSYISAVEAGNTSPRIAEVEGLAQVFRTTALEMISEAASTETKIYSDSRREQEALLSIFTTLSPDRRQQVYEFVLFQRDLQDRNDDKRNN, encoded by the coding sequence ATGGCTAGTTTGAGTGAGGCTATTGGCGCAATTATCAAACGCAAACGCTCTCGCGATCGCTTAACCCAAAATGATTTAGGCGCAAAAGTTGGAGTTTCTGGCTCGTATATTAGCGCGGTTGAGGCTGGCAATACTTCACCCCGCATTGCCGAAGTTGAAGGCTTGGCCCAAGTTTTTCGCACGACTGCCTTAGAAATGATTAGTGAAGCAGCCTCGACCGAAACCAAAATCTACTCTGATTCGCGGCGGGAACAAGAAGCATTGCTCTCAATTTTTACCACGCTTAGCCCGGATCGCCGCCAGCAAGTTTATGAATTTGTCTTGTTCCAGCGCGATTTACAAGATCGTAACGATGATAAGCGCAATAACTAG
- a CDS encoding hemolysin family protein — protein MCLIIVSVASAAEAALSTISRHRMNTLLENGERRANVAMRLLEDPYHLRIGTLLLSTVGTIGATALLLTFVANRTGWQQASFLLIFLLIWLTIGTTLPKTLATAYPDSMVLWTVRPLRILLWLVAPMQWLLRQIARPIGLVTGQHPHIVTEEELKLMVNVGEEEGVIEAEERDMIEGIFEFSDTAVREVMVPRIDIVGLAATASMEEALNLFISAGHSRLPIYDESIDHVLGVLYAKDLFPLLRDGLRDAPLRSLVRQPYFVPDSIKVDDLMRALQSRKVHMAIIVDEYGSTAGLVTIEDLLEEIVGEIQDEFDSEEAPIQQVGPHEWLFDGRVSIDAVNDATELTLINDDVDSLGGFVLSMLGSMPKVGDVIQAGDTTIEVVTIQGLRPQRLRVSLAHAEHEFAEVGSNTDDG, from the coding sequence ATGTGTCTCATTATTGTGAGTGTCGCATCAGCAGCCGAAGCAGCGCTCTCTACTATCTCACGCCACCGAATGAATACGCTGTTGGAGAACGGCGAACGCCGCGCCAACGTGGCTATGCGCCTGTTGGAAGACCCCTATCATCTGCGCATTGGGACATTGTTGCTCAGTACGGTTGGAACAATTGGAGCAACGGCGCTGCTCTTGACGTTTGTCGCCAATCGCACTGGTTGGCAGCAGGCCTCGTTTCTATTGATCTTTCTGCTGATTTGGCTCACCATCGGCACAACCTTACCCAAAACCCTCGCCACTGCTTATCCCGATAGTATGGTGCTTTGGACGGTGCGTCCATTGCGGATTTTGCTGTGGCTGGTTGCGCCAATGCAATGGCTCTTACGCCAAATTGCTCGCCCAATTGGCCTGGTAACAGGCCAGCATCCTCACATCGTCACCGAAGAAGAACTAAAATTAATGGTCAACGTCGGCGAAGAAGAGGGCGTGATCGAGGCCGAAGAGCGCGACATGATCGAGGGTATTTTTGAATTTAGCGATACGGCTGTGCGTGAAGTCATGGTCCCACGGATTGATATCGTCGGTTTGGCTGCGACGGCCTCGATGGAAGAAGCGCTGAATTTGTTTATTAGTGCTGGCCATTCGCGGTTGCCAATCTACGACGAGTCAATTGACCATGTGCTCGGAGTGTTGTACGCTAAGGATCTGTTTCCGCTGTTGCGTGATGGGTTGCGTGATGCTCCGTTGCGCTCGTTGGTACGCCAGCCCTATTTTGTGCCCGATTCGATCAAAGTTGATGATTTGATGCGGGCTTTGCAAAGCCGCAAAGTGCATATGGCGATTATCGTCGATGAATATGGCAGCACGGCGGGCTTAGTCACAATTGAGGATTTGCTGGAAGAGATCGTTGGCGAAATTCAAGATGAGTTCGATAGCGAAGAAGCGCCGATTCAACAGGTTGGCCCTCACGAATGGCTGTTCGATGGTCGGGTCTCAATTGATGCAGTCAATGATGCCACAGAGTTAACATTAATCAATGACGATGTAGATAGTCTCGGTGGCTTCGTTTTGTCTATGTTAGGCTCAATGCCCAAAGTCGGCGATGTTATCCAAGCTGGAGATACAACAATTGAGGTTGTTACGATTCAAGGCTTGCGACCACAACGCCTACGTGTAAGCTTAGCCCATGCCGAACACGAGTTTGCCGAGGTTGGGAGTAATACCGATGATGGTTGA
- the cdd gene encoding cytidine deaminase — protein sequence MMVDYQALLANAKTARERAYTPYSRFKVGAAVLTASGRIFHGCNIENAAYPVCLCAERSALAAAWSAGETEFIALAVVADTPGPVAPCGMCRQFMFELAPDLPVLLANLAEQTQHTTPRELLPGGFSPESLNHNR from the coding sequence ATGATGGTTGACTACCAAGCCCTGTTGGCCAACGCCAAAACCGCCCGCGAACGAGCTTACACGCCATACTCACGTTTCAAAGTTGGCGCAGCAGTTCTGACCGCCAGCGGTCGCATATTCCATGGTTGTAATATTGAAAATGCCGCCTATCCAGTCTGTTTATGTGCTGAACGTTCAGCCCTCGCTGCGGCTTGGAGCGCTGGCGAAACAGAATTTATCGCGTTAGCAGTTGTGGCTGATACGCCTGGCCCAGTTGCACCCTGTGGTATGTGTCGCCAATTTATGTTTGAACTTGCGCCCGATCTTCCTGTGCTGCTGGCAAATTTGGCCGAGCAAACCCAACATACTACGCCACGCGAGCTGCTGCCTGGTGGCTTTTCTCCTGAAAGTCTCAATCACAACCGTTAA